The proteins below come from a single Psychrobacter sp. PL19 genomic window:
- the eno gene encoding phosphopyruvate hydratase, with protein MYAEETNNVTAIKDIRAREILDSRGNPTIEADVILADGTIGRAAAPSGASTGSREALELRDGDQARYMGKGVKKAVTNVNSQIRSALMDKDVTEQQGVDDAMIALDGMDNKGNLGANAMLAVSLATAKAAAKSQNLPLYQYIANLRNQTSLTMPVPMMNIINGGEHADNTVDIQEFMIEPVGFSSFSEALRAGTEIFHSLKSVLKSQGFSTSVGDEGGFAPNLRSNEEAITVIMQAIEQVGYKAGEDIHLALDCAASEFYKDGKYILAGEGNKSFDSQGFSDYLVSLARQYPIISIEDGLDESDWDGWKYLTEQIGDKVQLVGDDLFVTNPAILQEGIDKHIANAILIKFNQIGTLSETLDAIYLAKKNGYATIISHRSGETEDSTIADLAVGTAAGQIKTGSLCRSDRVAKYNQLLRIEQQVRASYRGREEFIGLRG; from the coding sequence ATGTACGCTGAAGAAACCAACAACGTCACCGCAATTAAAGACATTCGCGCCCGTGAAATTTTAGACTCGCGTGGTAACCCAACGATTGAAGCTGATGTGATCTTAGCCGATGGCACTATCGGACGTGCCGCCGCACCCAGTGGCGCATCAACGGGTTCACGTGAAGCATTAGAGCTGCGTGATGGTGACCAAGCTCGTTATATGGGTAAAGGGGTCAAAAAAGCCGTTACCAATGTAAACAGCCAAATTCGTAGCGCTTTAATGGACAAAGACGTGACTGAGCAGCAGGGCGTCGACGATGCTATGATTGCCCTTGATGGTATGGATAATAAAGGCAATCTAGGCGCTAATGCGATGCTAGCGGTATCGCTTGCTACTGCTAAAGCGGCGGCAAAATCACAAAATTTACCCCTATATCAATATATCGCCAACCTGCGCAATCAAACCTCGCTGACCATGCCTGTACCGATGATGAACATCATCAATGGCGGCGAACATGCGGACAACACGGTTGATATCCAAGAGTTTATGATTGAACCAGTCGGTTTTAGTAGCTTTTCAGAAGCACTACGCGCTGGCACTGAAATATTTCATAGCTTAAAGTCAGTGTTAAAGTCTCAAGGCTTCAGCACTTCAGTAGGCGACGAAGGCGGCTTTGCCCCCAACTTACGTAGCAATGAAGAAGCCATCACCGTCATTATGCAGGCGATTGAGCAGGTTGGTTATAAGGCAGGAGAAGATATTCACCTAGCCCTAGATTGCGCTGCTAGTGAGTTTTACAAAGATGGTAAATATATCTTGGCAGGCGAAGGTAATAAGTCTTTTGATAGCCAGGGTTTCTCTGATTACTTAGTGAGTCTTGCGCGTCAATATCCTATTATCTCTATCGAAGACGGTCTTGATGAGTCAGATTGGGATGGTTGGAAATATTTGACTGAACAAATCGGCGACAAAGTGCAATTGGTCGGTGATGATCTGTTTGTGACCAATCCTGCTATCTTACAAGAAGGTATTGATAAGCATATCGCTAATGCTATCTTGATTAAATTTAATCAAATTGGTACGCTATCTGAAACTTTAGATGCCATCTATCTGGCGAAGAAAAATGGCTATGCGACCATTATTTCGCATCGTTCAGGTGAAACCGAAGACAGCACCATCGCTGATTTAGCAGTCGGTACTGCAGCGGGTCAAATCAAAACCGGTTCATTATGCCGCTCGGATCGCGTCGCAAAATACAACCAATTGCTCCGTATCGAACAGCAAGTGCGTGCAAGCTATCGTGGCCGCGAAGAGTTCATCGGTCTACGTGGTTAA
- a CDS encoding FtsB family cell division protein, which yields MKYFSQFLLLALAVAVLLGLQYQYWLGENGHFESNKLLAKINNQQQLNDNQVGANNLLRTDVYDLKNGLEAVEEHARLDLGLIKPNETFVQVSTAPTTHSRY from the coding sequence ATGAAATACTTTAGCCAGTTCTTGTTACTTGCTTTGGCCGTTGCGGTGCTATTAGGGCTGCAATACCAATATTGGTTGGGTGAAAATGGCCACTTTGAGAGTAATAAACTACTTGCTAAAATCAACAACCAACAGCAGCTAAATGACAATCAAGTTGGGGCTAATAACCTGTTACGTACAGATGTTTATGATCTAAAAAACGGACTTGAAGCGGTAGAAGAGCATGCGCGTTTAGATTTAGGACTCATCAAGCCTAATGAGACTTTTGTACAAGTATCAACCGCACCAACGACTCATAGCCGTTATTAA
- the ispD gene encoding 2-C-methyl-D-erythritol 4-phosphate cytidylyltransferase, protein MNNTPRVYAMIVAAGRGSRFGASVPKQYLPLNGQTLLQHSVARLAGSAYIQDCLLIIAADDTRPQNLDFALPVWYALGGAERWQSVYAGLDAIIKKGGAGDDLILIHDAARPAVPSRDIDHVIEAAKLEQYGAILATPVADTLKQSQYQPHTQSKTESKPIGKNNANSHDYVERTIDRNGLWQAQTPQVFRIDQLHRVLTHVAEHKLHITDEASAFEHLGLPIRLVTGSRQNIKLTYPDDAILLSAILMAQSSAL, encoded by the coding sequence ATGAACAATACCCCCCGTGTGTATGCCATGATTGTCGCTGCTGGTCGTGGTAGCCGTTTTGGGGCGTCTGTACCCAAGCAGTATTTACCACTCAATGGTCAAACGTTACTACAGCATAGTGTCGCAAGACTGGCAGGTAGCGCTTATATTCAAGATTGTCTGTTGATTATTGCAGCAGATGATACCAGGCCTCAAAACTTAGATTTTGCACTACCCGTATGGTATGCCCTTGGTGGCGCTGAGCGTTGGCAGTCAGTCTATGCGGGATTAGACGCCATCATTAAAAAAGGGGGCGCGGGTGATGATTTAATTTTGATTCATGATGCGGCGCGCCCTGCGGTACCAAGTCGTGATATTGATCATGTTATTGAAGCGGCAAAGCTCGAACAGTATGGCGCTATCTTAGCCACACCGGTCGCAGATACTCTGAAACAATCCCAGTATCAGCCGCACACCCAATCAAAAACTGAATCAAAGCCTATAGGCAAGAATAATGCCAACAGCCATGATTATGTCGAGCGCACTATTGATCGTAATGGTCTATGGCAGGCACAAACCCCGCAGGTGTTTCGTATTGATCAATTACATCGAGTGCTCACTCATGTTGCTGAACACAAGCTGCATATTACTGACGAAGCGAGCGCCTTCGAGCATTTAGGTTTGCCTATCCGTCTCGTTACTGGCAGTCGCCAAAATATCAAGCTGACATACCCTGACGATGCGATTTTGCTATCTGCCATTCTCATGGCACAATCGTCAGCCTTATAA
- a CDS encoding BLUF domain-containing protein: MSAINNNSTNPVTLDLYELIYISRITPSGLSGASTLNDIAEVSIKNNKADNMTGIICYGNGCFFQCIEGTEQVLTNLKNRLLTDNRHKDLKILEFSALTKRRFTGWSLRSIELEHWMNNDAKVKALMPFEPYNWSYDQHHQFLDILQGCYTGQEKTGDIDTQPVKYSALGPTLSRVVSEHQAFFLIQTVLGLAIVLTLLWVLLSDKF, from the coding sequence ATGTCAGCAATTAATAATAATTCGACAAATCCAGTAACACTAGACCTCTACGAGCTTATCTACATCAGCCGTATAACGCCTTCTGGTCTGTCAGGCGCCAGTACTCTCAATGATATCGCAGAAGTTTCCATAAAAAATAACAAAGCTGATAACATGACGGGTATTATTTGTTATGGCAACGGCTGTTTTTTTCAGTGTATTGAAGGCACTGAGCAAGTATTGACTAATCTTAAAAATCGTTTGTTGACAGACAATCGACACAAAGACCTAAAAATATTAGAATTCTCAGCACTGACTAAGCGTCGCTTTACCGGTTGGTCGCTACGCTCTATTGAGCTTGAACACTGGATGAATAATGATGCTAAAGTTAAGGCACTGATGCCATTTGAGCCTTATAACTGGAGTTATGATCAGCATCACCAATTTTTAGATATTTTGCAAGGCTGTTACACAGGGCAAGAAAAGACCGGTGATATTGATACTCAGCCCGTAAAATATAGTGCATTAGGCCCAACGTTAAGTAGAGTAGTGAGCGAGCATCAAGCGTTCTTTTTGATTCAAACGGTATTAGGTCTAGCTATTGTATTAACGTTATTATGGGTTCTGCTATCAGATAAGTTTTAA
- the rnt gene encoding ribonuclease T has protein sequence MTIKERFRKFLPVVVDVETAGFNAQTDALLEIACIPILLDEHGVFYPGEAINAHIEPFEGANLEPSALAFTGIDPNNPMRKAIAEDEKTALRRIFKDLKDVRRDTGCRQCVLIGHNAHFDLAFLNAAVLRTNSKNHNPFHQFSVFDTVTLAALAFGQTVLARACKAAGLDFDGKDAHSALYDTQKTAELFCHILNHYPMLPNALHTEQTKVELIDNDKQ, from the coding sequence ATGACTATAAAAGAGCGTTTTCGTAAATTCTTGCCAGTCGTTGTCGATGTCGAGACGGCTGGCTTTAATGCGCAAACCGACGCCCTATTAGAGATTGCCTGTATTCCTATTTTGCTCGATGAGCATGGGGTATTTTATCCAGGAGAGGCCATTAATGCCCATATCGAGCCTTTTGAGGGCGCGAATCTAGAGCCAAGTGCGCTGGCCTTTACCGGTATAGACCCCAATAACCCCATGCGTAAAGCTATTGCCGAAGATGAAAAGACCGCGTTACGGCGAATCTTTAAAGACCTTAAAGACGTGCGCCGCGATACAGGTTGCCGTCAATGTGTATTAATTGGTCATAATGCACATTTTGATTTGGCTTTTTTAAATGCCGCTGTGTTACGTACCAATAGTAAAAACCACAACCCTTTCCATCAGTTCTCGGTATTTGACACGGTAACTCTGGCGGCACTGGCATTTGGTCAAACAGTACTAGCACGCGCCTGTAAAGCGGCAGGCCTTGATTTTGACGGTAAGGATGCTCATTCTGCATTATATGACACGCAAAAAACTGCTGAGCTGTTTTGTCATATTCTTAATCACTACCCTATGCTGCCTAATGCTTTACATACTGAACAAACCAAGGTAGAGTTGATTGATAACGACAAGCAATAA
- the pyrC gene encoding dihydroorotase, which translates to MTPIIDSIKELTILQPDDWHIHLRDNQALATTVPHAANSFNRVICMPNLVPPVKTADDARAYRERILQHLQASDLTAERKAAFDPRMTLYLTDRTTAQDIELAALSGIVQAVKLYPAGATTNSADGVTDINACVEVFEALEKYNLPLLLHGEVTHDHVDIFDREKRFLDEVLAQIIMKFPTLKIVLEHITTSDAADFVLAQGNHIAATITPQHLMLNRNDLLLGGIKPHFYCLPILKRASHQKVLLDVATSGNPKFFLGTDSAPHATDKKEAACGCAGCYSSATALPLYATTFDSVGKIDRLEGFTSRFGAQFYGLPVNESTVTLINTPMQVPTDYPYFDGSTLTPLMAGEILPWSLKV; encoded by the coding sequence ATGACACCGATTATTGATTCAATTAAAGAGTTAACCATTCTCCAACCAGACGATTGGCACATCCATTTGCGTGACAATCAAGCGCTAGCAACCACAGTACCTCATGCCGCCAATAGCTTTAACCGCGTCATCTGTATGCCAAACCTAGTGCCGCCGGTCAAAACCGCTGATGATGCCCGTGCTTATCGAGAGCGTATTTTGCAGCATCTACAAGCCAGCGATCTAACGGCCGAACGCAAAGCAGCCTTTGACCCACGTATGACCTTGTATTTGACTGACCGTACCACCGCGCAAGACATCGAACTGGCTGCGCTGTCCGGTATCGTACAGGCGGTCAAGCTTTATCCTGCTGGCGCAACTACTAACTCCGCTGATGGCGTCACCGACATCAATGCCTGCGTTGAGGTATTTGAAGCACTAGAAAAATATAATTTGCCGTTGCTGCTACATGGCGAAGTGACCCATGATCATGTTGATATCTTTGACCGCGAAAAGCGTTTTTTAGATGAAGTACTAGCACAAATTATTATGAAATTCCCAACATTAAAGATTGTGTTGGAGCATATCACCACCAGTGATGCCGCTGACTTTGTGTTGGCTCAAGGCAATCATATTGCGGCAACTATTACCCCACAGCATTTGATGCTCAACCGCAATGATTTATTACTTGGCGGCATCAAGCCACATTTTTATTGTTTGCCCATTTTAAAGCGTGCCTCGCATCAAAAAGTATTATTAGATGTGGCAACCAGTGGTAACCCTAAGTTTTTCTTGGGGACTGATTCAGCGCCGCATGCGACTGATAAAAAAGAAGCGGCTTGTGGCTGTGCAGGCTGTTATAGCTCAGCAACGGCCTTGCCGCTGTATGCCACCACTTTTGATAGCGTGGGTAAAATTGATAGGCTTGAGGGCTTTACCAGTCGCTTTGGTGCACAATTTTATGGGCTACCTGTGAACGAGAGTACCGTTACTTTAATCAATACGCCGATGCAGGTACCGACAGACTACCCTTATTTTGATGGGTCAACGCTGACGCCACTGATGGCTGGTGAAATACTACCCTGGTCTCTTAAAGTGTAG
- a CDS encoding argininosuccinate synthase, with protein sequence MAQLDPKNINKIVLAYSGGLDTSIIAKWLQDTYDAEVITFTADIGQGEEVEPARAKAEAMGIKSIHIEDLREEFARDYVFPMFRANAIYEGEYLLGTSIARPLIAKRLVEIAKEHGADAISHGATGKGNDQVRFELGAVALSPDVVTIAPWREWDLSSRESLMDYAKEHNIAIDYAGNKTKSPYSMDANLLHISYEGGILEDPYAEAEDDMWRWSVSPEQAPDQAQYLELEYEKGDMVAIDGERLKPYEIMIKLNEIGGSHGIGRLDIVENRYVGMKSRGCYETPAGNIMLKAHRGIESLTLDREAAHLKDELMPRYAKIIYNGYWFSPERMMLQALIDKSQEYVNGTVRVKLYKGSVSVVGRKSDDSLFDEKIATFEDDAGAYDQKDAEGFIRLNGLRLAIEASRGRDLSK encoded by the coding sequence ATGGCTCAGCTTGACCCAAAAAATATCAATAAAATTGTCTTGGCTTATTCTGGAGGTCTAGATACTTCCATTATCGCCAAATGGCTACAAGACACCTATGATGCTGAAGTGATTACCTTCACTGCTGACATCGGACAAGGCGAAGAAGTCGAGCCGGCGCGTGCTAAAGCAGAAGCGATGGGCATTAAGAGTATTCATATTGAAGACTTGCGCGAAGAGTTTGCCCGTGATTATGTGTTCCCTATGTTCCGCGCCAATGCCATTTATGAAGGCGAGTATTTACTCGGCACCTCTATTGCGCGTCCCCTTATTGCTAAGCGTTTGGTTGAGATTGCCAAAGAACATGGTGCTGACGCTATCAGCCATGGCGCAACCGGTAAAGGTAATGACCAGGTACGGTTTGAGCTGGGTGCTGTTGCTCTTTCCCCAGATGTCGTTACTATTGCGCCTTGGCGTGAATGGGACTTGTCTAGCCGCGAAAGCTTGATGGACTATGCCAAAGAACATAACATTGCTATTGACTATGCGGGTAATAAGACCAAGTCGCCTTATTCAATGGATGCCAACTTATTACACATCTCTTATGAGGGTGGCATTTTAGAAGACCCATACGCTGAAGCAGAAGATGACATGTGGCGTTGGTCAGTGAGCCCAGAACAAGCACCAGATCAAGCGCAATATTTAGAATTAGAATACGAAAAAGGTGACATGGTTGCTATTGATGGCGAGCGACTCAAGCCGTATGAAATCATGATTAAGCTGAATGAAATTGGTGGCAGTCATGGTATTGGCCGTTTGGATATTGTAGAAAACCGTTACGTGGGCATGAAATCACGGGGCTGTTATGAGACTCCAGCAGGTAACATTATGCTAAAAGCGCATCGCGGTATTGAATCATTAACGCTAGACCGTGAAGCCGCGCATCTAAAAGATGAGCTGATGCCGCGCTATGCGAAAATTATCTATAATGGCTATTGGTTCAGCCCTGAGCGTATGATGCTACAAGCCTTAATTGATAAGTCACAAGAATATGTTAACGGTACGGTTCGCGTGAAGCTATATAAAGGTAGTGTCAGTGTAGTCGGGCGTAAGTCAGACGATTCACTATTTGATGAAAAAATCGCTACCTTTGAAGATGATGCCGGTGCTTATGATCAAAAAGATGCGGAAGGTTTCATTCGTTTAAATGGTTTACGTTTGGCGATCGAAGCCAGCCGTGGTCGTGATTTGTCTAAATAG
- a CDS encoding L,D-transpeptidase family protein produces the protein MTPNNQPSTQLIINIAEQTLTLLQEHTEVCRYTISTAKNGIGSQQDSGRTPLGAHVIAQKIGGSEAINTVFIGRVATGEIYSAALGAKQPERDWILSRILWLSGLEIGVNKGSNSQGGCDTFQRYIYIHGTPDSEPMGSPRSHGCVRMRNQDIITMFAQVDEGTAVSIISDVSDITSIK, from the coding sequence ATGACACCAAATAATCAGCCAAGCACACAGCTAATCATTAATATTGCTGAGCAAACCTTGACCTTACTTCAAGAGCATACTGAGGTTTGCCGTTATACGATATCTACTGCTAAGAATGGCATTGGTAGTCAGCAAGACAGTGGCCGTACCCCACTTGGGGCACACGTCATTGCCCAAAAGATAGGGGGTAGTGAGGCTATCAATACAGTATTTATCGGGCGCGTGGCTACAGGAGAAATTTATAGCGCTGCTCTAGGCGCTAAGCAGCCTGAACGTGATTGGATATTAAGCCGAATTTTGTGGCTGAGCGGACTTGAGATCGGTGTGAACAAAGGCAGTAATAGTCAAGGTGGCTGTGATACCTTCCAGCGTTATATCTATATTCATGGTACACCTGATAGCGAACCTATGGGTTCACCGCGTTCACATGGTTGTGTACGTATGCGCAATCAAGACATTATCACAATGTTCGCGCAGGTAGACGAGGGCACTGCTGTTTCTATTATTAGTGATGTTAGCGACATCACTAGCATTAAATAA
- a CDS encoding nitroreductase family protein — MTKASLVTLQQAFEERRTIYALGNDLPVDPRAIVDIAERVILQTPSCFNSQSSRLIVLFGEHHQQLWDITEANLRQTVGDGDFSSSKQKIDGFRAGAGTVLFFEDREVVTSLQDKFALYADKFPLWAHQTSAMHQYAMWTELSTLEVGASLQHYNPLIDDDVATAFSVPKNWDLIAQMPFGNILEPAGEKSYQPLNERMKVFGLVD, encoded by the coding sequence ATGACCAAAGCCAGCCTAGTGACTCTACAACAAGCGTTTGAAGAACGCCGTACTATTTATGCTCTAGGCAACGATTTGCCAGTAGACCCACGGGCGATTGTTGATATCGCTGAACGTGTAATACTACAGACACCTTCTTGCTTTAATTCGCAGTCGTCGCGACTGATAGTATTATTTGGTGAGCACCATCAACAGCTATGGGACATTACCGAAGCCAATCTGCGTCAGACTGTCGGCGATGGAGACTTTTCGAGTAGCAAACAGAAAATAGATGGCTTCCGTGCTGGGGCAGGAACAGTGCTGTTCTTTGAAGACAGAGAAGTTGTGACGTCGTTGCAAGATAAGTTTGCGCTATATGCCGATAAGTTCCCTTTATGGGCACATCAGACCTCAGCGATGCACCAGTATGCCATGTGGACCGAGCTTAGCACCTTAGAGGTTGGTGCCAGCCTTCAACACTATAATCCACTGATTGATGATGACGTCGCAACAGCATTTTCGGTTCCCAAAAATTGGGATCTAATCGCACAAATGCCATTTGGCAATATCCTCGAGCCTGCTGGCGAAAAAAGCTATCAGCCGCTTAATGAGCGCATGAAGGTGTTTGGATTGGTTGATTGA
- a CDS encoding CYTH and CHAD domain-containing protein, whose protein sequence is MQEIELKFLIPQARLKGLMRQARVKSSQLTHMAAHYYDTSEQDLAQAGIGLRIRQEGDVWVQTIKAGGDGIAARLEHNTILDNEHVQAMLDTNELMPDLTLYKDTAIAPALADFKLKKLAKKLTRQYLTDVARTTRLLIEDSNEENSSKERSTIEVAYDLGQIIHGSDDSQCQDIHEIEFELVSGELAFLFATAKTWCKRYKLCLSTVTKAERGGLLVKGHSYSPAVCADLGQLNVNQHSSRPAFVRAAVHNCLLQILPNSSAIAAGSRDDQHVLQLRIGIRRLQVTLKAFEKFSDQLNAEWHSILKQTAALLGDYRELAHLATTIEPDLRQRGAPSIDWAIDLERIKITPMDTVRANDFQIILLELIEFTMSDPSTEPQANKLAMDKLPKILAKKHIKLLEAEQDFEDFQYNDSKRDGLKNSDLVNSDLEDNSVEQDNLEPSHSSSNPVHKVRRHLKDLRYVSEFAAPLYAKKNSKRWLKRLIKAQKALGQYQDHNYYQQCYQQKAFTDPNALYGAGWFAALLKDDGKRMQKRLARIQDSAMFW, encoded by the coding sequence ATGCAAGAAATAGAACTTAAATTTTTAATCCCTCAAGCGCGTCTAAAAGGCCTAATGCGCCAAGCAAGGGTAAAGTCGTCACAACTCACACACATGGCCGCCCATTATTATGATACCTCTGAGCAAGATTTGGCACAGGCTGGTATTGGGCTGCGTATTCGTCAAGAAGGCGATGTTTGGGTACAGACTATCAAGGCCGGTGGCGATGGTATCGCTGCGCGCTTAGAGCATAATACGATATTAGATAATGAACACGTACAAGCGATGCTAGATACTAATGAATTGATGCCTGATTTAACACTTTATAAAGACACCGCTATCGCACCAGCACTGGCTGATTTTAAACTCAAAAAACTAGCAAAAAAATTAACACGCCAATATCTGACTGATGTGGCGCGCACCACGCGCCTGCTAATAGAAGACAGTAATGAAGAAAACAGTAGCAAGGAAAGGAGCACGATTGAAGTCGCTTATGATCTTGGACAGATTATCCACGGTAGTGACGACTCTCAGTGCCAAGATATCCACGAGATTGAGTTTGAGCTCGTATCAGGTGAGCTGGCGTTTTTATTTGCGACTGCTAAAACCTGGTGTAAACGTTATAAGCTGTGCTTGTCCACCGTAACCAAAGCTGAGCGCGGTGGTTTGCTGGTTAAAGGACACTCATATAGCCCAGCAGTTTGTGCTGACCTTGGGCAGTTAAATGTGAATCAACACAGCAGTAGGCCTGCCTTTGTACGCGCAGCGGTACACAACTGTCTATTACAGATACTTCCGAACAGCAGTGCTATCGCGGCAGGTAGCCGAGATGATCAGCACGTCTTACAGCTGCGTATTGGCATCCGTCGCCTGCAGGTCACCCTAAAAGCTTTTGAAAAATTCTCAGATCAACTCAATGCCGAGTGGCATTCGATATTAAAACAAACCGCGGCTTTACTCGGTGATTACCGCGAGCTTGCTCATCTAGCAACGACTATTGAGCCTGATCTTCGGCAACGAGGTGCACCTAGCATCGATTGGGCTATAGACCTTGAACGAATTAAAATCACACCTATGGATACGGTACGTGCCAATGACTTTCAAATTATTCTTCTTGAGCTCATTGAATTTACCATGAGCGATCCCAGCACTGAGCCCCAAGCAAACAAGCTCGCTATGGATAAGCTGCCGAAGATATTAGCTAAAAAACATATAAAACTACTCGAAGCTGAGCAGGATTTTGAGGATTTTCAATATAATGACTCTAAACGCGATGGCTTAAAAAACAGCGACTTAGTAAATAGTGACTTGGAAGATAATTCTGTAGAGCAAGACAATCTAGAGCCTAGTCATTCAAGTAGCAATCCTGTACATAAAGTACGCCGTCATCTTAAAGACTTACGCTATGTGAGTGAGTTTGCCGCGCCGTTGTATGCTAAAAAGAACAGCAAACGCTGGCTTAAGCGCTTAATAAAGGCGCAAAAAGCGTTAGGACAGTATCAAGATCATAACTACTATCAACAGTGCTATCAGCAAAAGGCATTTACCGACCCTAACGCGTTATATGGAGCAGGATGGTTTGCCGCACTGTTAAAAGATGACGGTAAACGCATGCAAAAGCGGCTGGCTCGTATTCAAGATAGTGCGATGTTTTGGTAA
- a CDS encoding isocitrate lyase, whose product MSTYTSALELVRELKQKHGNWENISETDAARMMVQNRFKTGLDIAKYTADIMRQDMEEYDNDTSQYTQSLGAWHGFVAQQTMYANKKYFNTTSKKYIYLSGWMVAALRSEFGPLPDQSMHEKTAVPKLIEEIYTFLRQADAKVLNDYFRELNDAEEAGKDTQEIQAKIENFESHVVPIIADIDAGFGNEEATYLLAKKIIEAGACALQLENQVSDAKQCGHQAGKVTVPHEDYIAKINAIRYAFLELGVENGIIVARTDSEGASLTQKIPVSNEPGDLASKYIDFIEMEEITLDQAHENDSLLKHDGKLVRPVRLANGLYQFREDTNIDRVVLDCVTALENGADLLWIETPTPDIEHIKMMVDRIREEQPKAKLVYNNSPSFNWTLNFRKQVVAKWEKEGYDMSQYNKDDLMSSDYDGTELNTEADKLAKDFQKDAAREAGVFHHLITLPTYHTTALEMHKLVKGYFGEDGMLAYVAGVQRKEIREGVSAVKHQAMAGSDIGDDHKEIFSGDNALKAGGGKNTMDQFK is encoded by the coding sequence ATGTCAACTTATACATCTGCGTTAGAACTAGTACGTGAACTAAAGCAAAAACATGGCAATTGGGAAAATATCAGCGAAACTGATGCCGCACGTATGATGGTACAAAACCGCTTTAAAACCGGCTTAGATATTGCAAAATATACGGCCGATATCATGCGCCAAGACATGGAAGAGTACGATAACGACACCTCTCAGTACACCCAGTCTCTAGGTGCTTGGCATGGTTTTGTGGCCCAACAAACTATGTACGCCAACAAAAAATACTTCAACACCACTTCAAAAAAATACATCTACCTTTCAGGTTGGATGGTTGCCGCTCTACGTTCAGAGTTTGGTCCATTACCTGACCAATCTATGCACGAAAAAACTGCCGTACCTAAGCTAATCGAAGAAATCTACACCTTCTTGCGTCAAGCAGATGCTAAAGTGCTCAACGACTACTTCCGTGAGCTCAACGATGCTGAAGAAGCCGGTAAAGACACCCAAGAAATTCAAGCAAAAATTGAAAACTTTGAATCACATGTCGTGCCAATTATTGCTGACATTGATGCCGGTTTCGGTAACGAAGAAGCGACTTACCTATTGGCTAAAAAGATTATCGAAGCGGGTGCTTGTGCCCTACAGCTCGAAAACCAAGTATCTGATGCTAAGCAGTGTGGCCATCAAGCTGGTAAAGTTACCGTACCGCATGAAGACTATATCGCAAAAATTAACGCTATTCGTTATGCATTCTTAGAGCTAGGTGTTGAAAACGGTATTATTGTTGCTCGTACTGATTCTGAAGGCGCGTCACTTACGCAAAAAATCCCAGTATCAAATGAGCCAGGTGATTTGGCTTCTAAATACATCGACTTTATCGAGATGGAAGAAATCACTCTTGATCAGGCGCATGAAAATGACAGCTTGCTTAAGCATGATGGCAAATTGGTGCGTCCAGTACGCTTGGCAAATGGTCTATACCAGTTCCGTGAAGACACTAACATTGATCGTGTTGTCCTTGACTGCGTCACGGCACTTGAAAATGGCGCTGATCTACTATGGATCGAAACCCCAACGCCAGATATCGAACACATCAAAATGATGGTCGATCGTATTAGAGAAGAGCAGCCAAAAGCGAAATTGGTCTATAACAATAGCCCATCGTTTAACTGGACCCTAAATTTCCGTAAGCAAGTAGTCGCTAAATGGGAAAAAGAAGGCTACGACATGTCGCAATACAACAAAGACGACTTGATGAGCTCTGATTACGATGGTACTGAACTCAATACTGAAGCTGATAAGCTGGCCAAAGACTTCCAGAAAGATGCGGCACGTGAAGCGGGTGTATTCCATCATCTAATCACCCTACCGACTTATCACACTACTGCACTAGAGATGCATAAGCTTGTGAAAGGTTACTTTGGTGAAGACGGTATGCTTGCTTATGTCGCTGGCGTACAACGTAAAGAAATCCGTGAAGGGGTATCAGCTGTTAAGCACCAAGCAATGGCAGGTTCTGACATCGGTGATGATCATAAAGAGATCTTCTCAGGTGACAACGCGCTAAAAGCGGGCGGCGGCAAAAACACGATGGATCAGTTCAAATAG